Proteins encoded together in one Peribacillus asahii window:
- a CDS encoding YjcZ family sporulation protein: protein MGNVGFHGGGFALIVVLFILLIIVGASWF, encoded by the coding sequence ATGGGTAATGTAGGATTTCACGGTGGCGGTTTCGCGTTAATCGTAGTATTGTTCATTTTATTAATAATCGTTGGTGCATCTTGGTTTTAA
- a CDS encoding DUF309 domain-containing protein, translating into MNYPNEYILFLVHFHGDRDYFECHEILEEYWKKVAPREKDSHWVGLIQIAVALYHQRRGNMPGAIRTISKAINNLASHTIELQQLGLEVDELLRLLEYTRKRMMNHQPYESIHLPLRDKQLIQQCIKECRKAGFTWCNDSDPHNPHIIHKHLMRDRSEVIQERERQRMIRIRENRG; encoded by the coding sequence TTGAACTATCCTAATGAATATATATTGTTCTTAGTTCACTTCCATGGTGATCGAGATTACTTCGAGTGTCATGAAATCCTTGAAGAATACTGGAAAAAAGTAGCTCCAAGAGAAAAAGACTCGCATTGGGTCGGGCTAATCCAGATCGCTGTCGCCTTGTATCATCAACGAAGAGGCAATATGCCTGGTGCAATTCGAACAATCTCAAAAGCCATTAACAATTTAGCTTCTCATACGATAGAATTACAGCAACTCGGCTTAGAGGTAGACGAGCTTTTACGCTTGCTTGAATATACTCGCAAGCGAATGATGAATCACCAGCCGTATGAAAGCATCCATCTCCCATTACGCGATAAACAACTCATTCAACAATGTATCAAAGAATGCCGCAAAGCAGGGTTCACTTGGTGTAATGACAGTGACCCTCATAATCCTCACATTATCCATAAGCATCTTATGCGTGACCGTTCAGAGGTTATCCAAGAGCGGGAACGACAGCGAATGATTCGTATACGTGAAAACAGAGGCTGA
- a CDS encoding GNAT family N-acetyltransferase: MLIKYKKMYEKFAMGLLSFMPDERDIKQLQQTMKNYETNENFQLFLWKDEDIIGLVGAEIFTNSIEIHHISVNPAFRQQGVGKSMIQALKEVYSDKELKANEYTGAFLGKCENRG; encoded by the coding sequence ATGTTAATCAAGTATAAAAAGATGTATGAGAAGTTTGCTATGGGTTTATTGTCTTTTATGCCGGATGAAAGAGATATTAAACAGCTTCAGCAAACAATGAAGAATTATGAAACGAACGAAAACTTTCAATTATTTCTTTGGAAAGATGAAGACATTATCGGTTTAGTAGGAGCTGAAATTTTTACGAATTCAATTGAGATTCATCATATATCTGTTAACCCTGCATTTCGTCAACAAGGTGTCGGAAAATCAATGATTCAAGCTTTAAAAGAGGTTTATTCTGATAAAGAATTAAAAGCAAATGAGTATACGGGTGCTTTTCTAGGGAAGTGTGAAAACAGAGGGTGA
- a CDS encoding DUF1002 domain-containing protein, which translates to MKKWFILTIMLCMLVPYKAFADVAVGEMIVTLGENLTPEQKNTLLAEMKAPQDVQTITVSNAEEHEYLGSYISKALIGTKAISSSAVTFEQAGTGLKVESKNINWVTEEMYINALATAGVKDATIYVTAPIPVSGTAALTGIIKAYEVSSDKVIPEDVKQAANEEMVTTAKLGDEIGTEQAAALMTKIKEEMAANKPETPEELRTIIDSAAQDLNITLTEEQIQNLQDLFNKLKELNIDWNAVGDQLTKAKEKLDAFLESEEGQSFIDKIKEGFANLIEAIKALFQ; encoded by the coding sequence ATGAAAAAATGGTTCATTTTAACGATTATGCTTTGTATGCTTGTTCCATATAAAGCGTTCGCTGATGTAGCCGTTGGAGAAATGATTGTAACGCTTGGTGAAAATCTAACACCTGAACAAAAAAATACATTATTAGCAGAAATGAAAGCTCCACAAGATGTACAAACGATTACAGTTAGCAATGCCGAAGAACATGAATATTTAGGAAGCTATATTTCAAAAGCCTTAATCGGTACAAAGGCGATCTCATCTTCTGCTGTAACATTTGAACAAGCCGGGACAGGATTAAAGGTCGAATCGAAGAATATTAACTGGGTAACCGAGGAAATGTATATTAATGCTTTAGCGACAGCTGGGGTAAAAGACGCTACAATTTATGTTACAGCCCCGATTCCAGTATCTGGAACCGCTGCTTTAACAGGAATTATTAAAGCATATGAAGTTTCTTCTGATAAAGTGATTCCTGAAGATGTCAAACAGGCCGCAAATGAGGAAATGGTTACAACAGCAAAACTTGGCGATGAGATTGGTACAGAACAAGCCGCTGCTTTAATGACAAAAATCAAAGAAGAAATGGCAGCCAATAAACCGGAAACACCAGAGGAGCTTCGGACAATTATTGATTCCGCTGCTCAGGACCTTAATATCACCTTAACAGAAGAACAAATTCAAAATTTACAAGATTTATTTAATAAATTAAAAGAATTAAATATTGATTGGAACGCTGTAGGCGATCAATTAACAAAAGCAAAAGAAAAACTAGATGCCTTCCTTGAATCGGAAGAAGGTCAATCTTTTATTGATAAAATTAAAGAAGGCTTTGCCAACTTAATCGAAGCAATTAAAGCGCTATTCCAATAG
- a CDS encoding alkaline phosphatase → MFNKNFKKKLLPFAVVSSLALTSFTGSVSTAEAKGENQNNAKVKNVIFLIGDGMGVSYTSAHRYLKDDPATKFAEKTTFDQYLVGQQMTYPEDPAQNVTDSASAATAMSAGIKTYNNAIAVDNDKTEVKTVLEAAKEKGKATGLVATSEITHATPASFGSHDISRKNMNAIADDYYDELINGKHKVDVLLGGGTDLFIRQDRNLVNEFKKDGYSYVTNRDDLLKNKDEQVLGLFAPTGLPKMIDREKDTPSLEDMTQSAIDRLKQDKDGFFLMVEGSQIDWAGHDNDIVGAMSEMEDFEKAFKAAIEFAKKDKHTLVVATADHSTGGYSIGADGIYNWFGEPIKAAKRTPDFMAQQIIDGASVEETLKQYINLDLTDKEIQSVKTAAETKNYTNIDNAIENIFNERSHTGWTTGGHTGEDVPVYAFGPSSERFAGQVDNTDHAKIIFDLLKSKVVINDK, encoded by the coding sequence ATGTTTAATAAAAATTTCAAAAAGAAACTATTACCTTTTGCAGTCGTTTCATCATTAGCTCTTACAAGTTTTACGGGATCTGTCTCAACTGCTGAAGCAAAAGGGGAAAATCAAAATAATGCTAAAGTGAAAAATGTCATTTTCCTTATTGGGGATGGAATGGGTGTATCTTATACATCGGCACATCGTTACCTTAAAGATGATCCTGCTACAAAATTTGCAGAAAAAACGACTTTTGATCAGTATTTAGTAGGTCAGCAAATGACATACCCGGAAGATCCAGCTCAAAATGTAACAGATTCAGCTTCTGCAGCAACTGCTATGTCGGCTGGTATTAAAACGTACAACAATGCAATTGCGGTTGATAATGACAAAACGGAAGTGAAAACGGTTTTAGAAGCAGCAAAAGAAAAAGGAAAAGCAACGGGACTTGTTGCAACATCAGAAATTACTCACGCTACGCCTGCTTCATTTGGTTCACATGATATTAGCCGTAAAAATATGAATGCAATTGCTGATGATTATTATGACGAGCTAATTAACGGAAAACATAAAGTAGATGTTCTTTTAGGTGGAGGAACAGACCTTTTTATACGTCAAGATCGAAATCTTGTAAATGAGTTTAAAAAAGACGGCTATAGCTATGTGACAAATCGTGACGATTTATTAAAGAATAAGGATGAACAAGTTCTTGGTTTATTCGCTCCAACAGGTCTGCCTAAAATGATTGACCGTGAAAAAGATACACCATCATTAGAGGACATGACACAATCAGCAATTGATCGTTTAAAGCAAGATAAAGACGGTTTCTTCTTAATGGTTGAAGGCAGCCAAATTGACTGGGCTGGACATGACAATGATATCGTTGGCGCAATGAGTGAGATGGAAGATTTCGAAAAAGCATTTAAAGCAGCTATCGAATTTGCTAAAAAGGATAAGCATACACTAGTTGTTGCAACTGCCGACCACTCTACAGGTGGATATTCAATTGGTGCTGACGGAATCTATAACTGGTTTGGCGAACCGATCAAAGCAGCAAAACGTACCCCTGATTTCATGGCTCAACAAATTATAGATGGGGCAAGCGTTGAGGAGACATTAAAACAATATATTAATCTCGATTTAACGGACAAAGAAATTCAATCTGTTAAAACTGCAGCTGAAACTAAAAACTATACAAACATCGACAATGCCATTGAAAACATTTTTAATGAACGTTCACACACTGGATGGACAACTGGCGGACATACCGGTGAAGACGTACCAGTCTATGCTTTCGGACCATCAAGTGAAAGATTTGCGGGACAAGTCGATAATACAGATCATGCCAAAATTATCTTTGACTTGCTTAAATCTAAAGTTGTTATTAATGATAAATAA
- the lysA gene encoding diaminopimelate decarboxylase encodes MHLYGTGRVNDLGHLEIGGVDTIELTKQYGTPLYVYDIALVRERARGFKKTFEELGIAAQVAYASKAFSSIAMIQVAEQEGLSLDVVSGGELYTAIKANFPTDRIHFHGNNKSEEELHMALDYQIGCIVVDNLSELELLEEICAKREQKMSILLRVTPGIEAHTHDYILTGQEDSKFGFDLMNGQAEAALRQALKSNWIEVLGLHCHIGSQIFQTTGFILAAQKIIGQLRNWQAAFNYQPTVLNLGGGFGIRYTEEDEPLPASQYVEEIVREVQAQIADSDLTMPEIWIEPGRSLVGDAGVTLYQVGSEKEVPEVRKYLAVDGGMSDNIRPALYEAKYDAVLANRPLDPVEETVAIAGKCCESGDMLIWDLPLPKSGRGDVLAVFCTGAYGYSMANNYNRIPRPAVVFVENGEARLVIKRETYEDLVRLDLALHEVVDCK; translated from the coding sequence ATGCATTTGTACGGAACTGGGCGCGTCAATGACTTAGGACATCTTGAGATTGGCGGGGTCGATACGATTGAACTTACGAAACAATATGGAACACCGTTATACGTTTATGATATAGCACTAGTTCGCGAACGAGCAAGAGGGTTTAAAAAGACGTTTGAGGAATTAGGAATTGCAGCACAAGTTGCCTATGCAAGTAAAGCATTCTCCTCAATTGCTATGATTCAAGTGGCAGAGCAAGAAGGTTTATCGTTAGATGTTGTATCTGGAGGAGAGCTATATACAGCGATTAAAGCGAATTTTCCAACAGATCGCATTCATTTCCATGGGAATAACAAAAGTGAAGAAGAACTGCATATGGCGTTAGATTATCAAATTGGTTGTATCGTCGTAGACAATCTTTCAGAACTAGAGTTGCTAGAAGAAATTTGTGCAAAGCGCGAACAAAAGATGAGTATCTTACTTCGTGTAACACCGGGGATTGAAGCACATACACATGATTACATTTTAACAGGTCAGGAAGACTCCAAGTTTGGTTTTGATTTAATGAATGGACAGGCGGAAGCTGCATTACGCCAAGCGTTAAAAAGTAATTGGATTGAAGTGTTAGGATTACATTGCCATATCGGCTCTCAAATTTTCCAAACAACAGGATTTATACTAGCTGCTCAAAAAATCATCGGTCAATTAAGAAATTGGCAGGCAGCTTTTAACTATCAGCCAACAGTATTAAACTTAGGCGGTGGTTTTGGTATTCGTTATACAGAGGAAGATGAACCACTTCCAGCTTCACAGTATGTAGAGGAAATTGTACGTGAAGTACAAGCCCAAATTGCAGATTCAGACTTAACAATGCCGGAAATCTGGATTGAACCAGGTCGTTCACTAGTCGGTGATGCTGGTGTAACCTTATATCAAGTCGGTTCAGAAAAAGAAGTGCCGGAAGTAAGAAAGTATTTAGCTGTTGATGGAGGGATGAGCGATAATATTCGACCAGCTTTATACGAAGCAAAATACGATGCAGTCTTAGCCAATCGTCCACTTGATCCCGTGGAGGAAACGGTAGCCATTGCGGGGAAATGTTGTGAAAGCGGCGATATGCTAATTTGGGATTTACCTTTACCGAAATCAGGCCGCGGCGATGTGTTAGCTGTTTTCTGTACAGGAGCTTATGGCTATAGTATGGCTAATAACTATAACCGGATTCCAAGACCAGCTGTTGTGTTTGTAGAGAACGGGGAAGCCCGTTTAGTTATTAAGCGTGAAACATATGAAGATCTTGTTCGTCTTGACTTGGCTCTTCATGAAGTGGTCGATTGTAAATAA